One Candidatus Regiella endosymbiont of Tuberolachnus salignus genomic window, GGTTCGGCTGTGACAATTGATCAGAAAACCCAATTTGTGGCCGTTAGTGTGACCAGTGGCATGGAGTTTTACCGCGCGATTGAATTGATCGCTGGCTAACTGTATTCCTCCGCCTGAAGCCGGTGTCCAACCGCCGGGATTGTCGCCAATGACAATTTTTGCTGTACCGCGCGTTTTGGCGTAAAGATAAATGCCGCGTGAAAACATCCCCTTTCCAATGTGCGTATATTGATTGAGACTCCAATTACCATTGCTCCTATCGGTGCTGAGTGTCGCTGCAAGGGTCACTTTGAGTATGTTTATCTCAATCGGATACCAGGTTAGCGAGCCCACCAATGCCTGGAGTTCCGCCGCAATTTTTTTATCTGTGCCGGCAGCCGCTTTGGCATCCGGTGTGATAAGCGCGTAGGTAGGTGAACCCGCGTAGTAATAGCTCCAAAAATCATCCGGAAGTCCGGTGGCAGGCTTATTTTTCAAAAATCGGCTGTTGGTTAATAGATTAACGCCTCCTAGCGCCGCCAGTGTAACAAACCCTTTTTCGGTTTGCGTGGCATCGGGATGGTTGCGCGATTTTTCGTGTGCTGAATGTCGCTTGTCGATATCCATCACTTTACCATCAAGGTATTTTTTGCTGGCGGTAGTGGCTAATTGATAGGCGGTCTTGACCGCTTTGGGTGTCGCGGCGTGCGTTTCACTGTCGCTGTCGGTGGCGCTGCTGAGAATAACAAACCCTTTTTCGGTTTGACTGGCATCGGGGTGGTTGCGTGATTTTTCATGTGCTGACAGTAAATTATCCACATAGGCTTTGACTTCAATCAGCTTATCATCCACATGGCGACGGGTCGCCACCACCACTGAAGGATCGATTTTGAGTGTGATGGCCGCCGTGCTACTGACAATCAGTATCATACGCAAGGTTTGTGTACGACCACTGCCTTGCTGAAGTTGCGGTTTGTAGGTTTCGGGGCAATTGGCCAAGGCAATAAGCGTCCCGTCGTGGTCAAATAAGCCGATTTCTCGGATCCACCATCCCCCGTCGGCGGCGGGGATCACTTGTTCGGCAATCATTTGATGGGTGTTAATGGGGTCGACGCTCAGCGAATTGAGCGCCGCGCGGCGGCGCTCATTGATGAGTTGGGTTTGGCGGGGATCGGGTGTGGGTAAGCTTCCCCCACCGTCACCGACCGCCATGTGTGTTATTTTTAACGGTATCCCCAATGCCGTCGCATTGGCCAGTTTAGCGGCGCCCTGATGGGTGATGACAGCATAAAATTTTTCGTTCATGAAGTGATACTCAAATGGTCAATTAAATGGACGGCGCCGCCGCGATACGTGGTACCGGTCACGGTAAGGCTGTCGGGGAGGTAGGGATACACCGTGAGTTCATCCCCCTCATAGCAGGCGGCACCCACATAGGCGGCGCCCTGTGTAGCCAGCTGGATGGAGAGGCCAATCAGGTGGCGGCTACGCGGTTTGGCCTGATCAATCAGGCGTTCCAGCTCAACATACATGGCTTCGGTGATGCCGGTGTCAAGTACACCGATATCCAGCCGAAATGTCCCAGGCGGGTCATTATTTTGCCACCACTCGATAACACGGATCAGGTAACCCAGCGGCTCCACCACGCGACGCAGCGCCGCAATCGTGCCTTTGTGTTTATGCACATAAAAGGCCGCCTTAACCACCGCCCGTTTGGTCGCCTCTGACCAGCTTTCATCCCAGCGATCCACTGACCACGCCCAGGCCAAGTAAGGCAGTAAGGCGACAGGGCAGCGGTCTGCATCCCACAAGGGGCGCAGGGGAACCGTCATATCACTCAAGCCTGCACAGGCTTGCGCCGCCGCGATTTCTACTGCTGAGGAGCCCGGCGGCAGTAAGCTGTTATTCATCACAACCGCCTAGGGTTAAGCGATAACTGCGGCAATAGGCGGCTTGCGTTTTATCCAAGATCACATCACGCAAGGGTGCCGCCAGGGCTACCCGCTGTACCCCCTCAACATGCAGCGCCCCATAAATCGCCGACAAGCGGATATCACGCCCTAAACGCCGTTGGGCGTTGACGTAAGCCTTGAGTCGATTTTCAGCCGCCGCGCGGATCGGTTCAGCTTCGGGGGTAGGGTAAAGGGTCAATGTGGCGTCAATGCGGTAATCGATAATGGTGGCCGATTGGACGGTCAGGCGATCGGCCACCGGGCGGATATTTTCATCATTGAGTGCGGCGTTAACCCGGGCTAACAGGTCTGCGGACGCCGCACCGTTATTTTCTCGCGATAAGACCGTGAGGGTGACGCAAGCGGGTGAGGGGCTGATTGCTGAGGCATCGGCTACCCGACCATCCGCACTGCGGGCATGAAATTCGTAAGCACCGCTGCAACCGGCTACGCTGAAGCCTTCAAAAGCCTGTTGAATACGGAGGCGAAAATCGCTATCACTTTCGGTGAGCGCGGCACTATCCAGGCTGGGCATTATTGTCCTCCTATCGGCAATGAGAGCGTAAAAGGCACGCCGCTATCGCGTTGATGACCGCTGAGATCGATTTGCATGTTGCCGTTGATAGCCGAGGTAAGGGTAATGGCGTTTAATGTGATGCGGTTTTCCCAGCGTAATAAGGCACTGTAAATCGCCGCCTTCATTTTAAGCTGTAGTGTGGGACTTTGCGGGCTGTCGATCAGGCGAGAGAGCAGCGATCCGTAATCCCGGCGCATCACACGGGAGCCTAGCGGGGTGATTAAAATGTCGTTGATCGATTGACGAAGATGTGCCCTGTCGCTGATCGCGTTGCCACTGTGGCGGTGCATGCCGAGGTAAGTCATGTGGGGGCTCCCGTCTGATCGCCGCCCCCTTTCACCCCAGGGTGCTGATGGCGGTGCAAAGTGATACCGTTAGAGATCAAATTGCCGCCCCCGTGGGTGAGGTCGCCGCGGAGGGTGCCACCCCGGTTAACCTGTAAAGAATCGGTGATAAGCTGTTGGGTGCAGGTGACTACCGGGCTGTCCAGCGTGATCGAGGTGGCGGCGGTTATCGTTGCTGTTTTGATGCCAGTGACCGCTAAGTGACCCGTTTTAGGCTCATAATGACATTGCGCCCCGTCGGAGAAGCAGAGCAGGATCGCTGCTTCTGAGGCCGACGGTGCCGGATTGGCATCGGAAAAAATCGCCGGTAATACAAACGCTGTGGTCAATTCACCACTGATACTGAGGATCAGCACTTGCTCACCAATTGAGGGCGCTGACCACATTTTGATGTGACCCGCACGTGAGGTCAGCCAGTGTAGCCAATCGGTTTCTAACTCGCCTGTTTTTACCCGGCACCGGCCTTGTGTCGTATCGACTGCCGATACCGTGCCAATGCGGATCAAATTTGCCAGGCGGCGTTGATAGTCTGCGTGATTGAAGGTTTTCATGCCCTCAGTGTGCCGCCTATCGGGCGCGGGAGCATGTGAACAGCGTTGTGTGGGGAGTGGGACAGCTACTTAAGGCGGATTTTACGATTTCGGGGGATGGGCAAAATAATCATTTTCTTTTTCTGAAACGATCCTTTGTAACTCAACAAAAATGTAGTAACATAAATGTATGAAAATAATATTTGAATGGGATGAGACGAAGGCGGAAAGCAACATCAAGAAGCACCGCTTAAGTTTCGAAACGGCTGTCCGTGCTTTTGCTGACCCGTTCGCGCTGGTTGAGCAAGACCGTATCGAAAACGGGGAACACCGCTGGCAAACTTTGGGACTTGTCGAGGGCTATTTACTGGTTCTGGTGGCGCATACCATCAGAGAAAACGAAGACAACGTCGAAGTAATTCGTATCATTTCGGCTCGTCGTGCCGAATCTAAAGAGAGAAAACGCTATGAGCAAAACCGTTCACT contains:
- a CDS encoding phage tail protein; this translates as MNEKFYAVITHQGAAKLANATALGIPLKITHMAVGDGGGSLPTPDPRQTQLINERRRAALNSLSVDPINTHQMIAEQVIPAADGGWWIREIGLFDHDGTLIALANCPETYKPQLQQGSGRTQTLRMILIVSSTAAITLKIDPSVVVATRRHVDDKLIEVKAYVDNLLSAHEKSRNHPDASQTEKGFVILSSATDSDSETHAATPKAVKTAYQLATTASKKYLDGKVMDIDKRHSAHEKSRNHPDATQTEKGFVTLAALGGVNLLTNSRFLKNKPATGLPDDFWSYYYAGSPTYALITPDAKAAAGTDKKIAAELQALVGSLTWYPIEINILKVTLAATLSTDRSNGNWSLNQYTHIGKGMFSRGIYLYAKTRGTAKIVIGDNPGGWTPASGGGIQLASDQFNRAVKLHATGHTNGHKLGFLINCHSRTTPIDLYLAAPWLTHGCVEQWLATPGNV
- a CDS encoding phage tail protein I, with the translated sequence MNNSLLPPGSSAVEIAAAQACAGLSDMTVPLRPLWDADRCPVALLPYLAWAWSVDRWDESWSEATKRAVVKAAFYVHKHKGTIAALRRVVEPLGYLIRVIEWWQNNDPPGTFRLDIGVLDTGITEAMYVELERLIDQAKPRSRHLIGLSIQLATQGAAYVGAACYEGDELTVYPYLPDSLTVTGTTYRGGAVHLIDHLSITS
- a CDS encoding GPW/gp25 family protein: MTYLGMHRHSGNAISDRAHLRQSINDILITPLGSRVMRRDYGSLLSRLIDSPQSPTLQLKMKAAIYSALLRWENRITLNAITLTSAINGNMQIDLSGHQRDSGVPFTLSLPIGGQ
- a CDS encoding phage baseplate assembly protein V produces the protein MKTFNHADYQRRLANLIRIGTVSAVDTTQGRCRVKTGELETDWLHWLTSRAGHIKMWSAPSIGEQVLILSISGELTTAFVLPAIFSDANPAPSASEAAILLCFSDGAQCHYEPKTGHLAVTGIKTATITAATSITLDSPVVTCTQQLITDSLQVNRGGTLRGDLTHGGGNLISNGITLHRHQHPGVKGGGDQTGAPT
- a CDS encoding BrnT family toxin, with the protein product MKIIFEWDETKAESNIKKHRLSFETAVRAFADPFALVEQDRIENGEHRWQTLGLVEGYLLVLVAHTIRENEDNVEVIRIISARRAESKERKRYEQNRSL